The sequence CCGCATGCAGGGCGTGGGCAGCACGACGGCGCCGCGCCTGCAGGGGATCGAGAAGGACGGCCGCGTCGCCGTCATCGTCAGCCGCGACGACATCAGCACCGGCCTGCTGGGCCCGGAGATGGACGGCATCATCGGCTACGAGCCCAGCTCGGCCGTCAACGTCCTCTGGGCGACGATGCTGGCCAGCACAGCGAAGTAGAGGTGGAGTCCCTCTCTCTCTCCATATAGCCACGGGTTTGCCCGTGGTTTTCGCGTCGGTCAGAAGAAGACCACGGGCAAGCCCGTGGTAATATGAAATGGCCCCCAACTCCGTCACCTCACGCGCGTCGCGCCAGTCGCGTGCCTGCGACTGCGTCGAACAAGGTCTGCCCGATGCGCATGAACAGGATGTAGCACCCCGAGACGTAACAGCAGGCGATCACGAACGACAGGAACAAAATCGTCACGTTCAACGGCGACTGCCGGATGAATAGGCTGCCCACGAAGATCGCCAGCGGCGCCTGCCGGACCAACCCCCGTACCAGTAGCGCCGGCCGTCTGGCGGGCATGCCACCGGGATTGCGCAGCGTCAGTCCGTAGAGCCACTTCCCTGGCGTAATTCCGGTCAGCAATTCGAGGAGGCTAAGCGCCCCCAGCACCGCCGCGGCCGGCTTCCACGCCCAGTGGGGCGTCTCCGTCAGCGGGCCCGCTGTCGCCAACAGCCCTAGGCAGAGCAGCCCGGTGACGAGCACGTCGACCTCCGCAGCGTGCAGCCGCGGCCCGAGGAGCGCGCCCGTGTCGATCGCAAGATCACCGAACTCGGTCACGTCAGGCTCAGGGGTTGCCATGGTGCATCGATTGTAGTCGATGCACCGAGACTCCATGCGTCAGATGGGTTGAAAAGCACAACGAGGTCCGCGGCTAGTTTGAGGGGTAACCCGGCGCGGCCGCGCGTCCGGACGGTCGCGCCTATCGCAGATCATCCAAACGCGAACGGGCGGCCGCCGGCGCGGCACCGGCATTGAAGGATCGGATGGGCTGCAGGGTGTCTTGCTGTTGCCGCGCGGTCGTGTCGTCGTAAACCATGTACTTGGCGTACAGCACGAAGCCACCGAGGATGATTCCCACCGCAGCGGTTAGCTTAAACGCGTCGCCCAGGAACTGCCGCATCGCGCGAATGGCCGATCTCATGTAACCCTCATGGTCACAAAACATCTTTGGGGGAAAACCCTCAGTCGACTCGAATTATGACATGGCTCTGCGGCGATGCAAGCGAAAGTTTTGGAGATGGCCACCAGCTTTCGCAAGCGCCGGTTGGGAGGACGAATGGGCGGTAAGGGACTCGAACCCGTAACCCCCTGCGTGTAAAGCAGGTGCTCTAGCCGATTGAGCTAACCGCCCGGCACGCTCCATGATCGTCTCGCGCCGGCCGCAAATCAACTGCCGTTGTCCTTCGGATCGCGCCGAATAAAATGGCGCGCATGCTGCGATGGATGGGTCTCGTCATTCTGAGCGTTACCGTGATCGCGTCGGCCCAGCCGACGATGACCTTGGAGGACGATCCGACGGCCCGGTATTCGTCGCGCGTGATGCCGAACCTCACCGCCGACGAGAAGGTCGTCTGGATCGACGGCGCGTCGCCCGACGACGCGACCGCGCTCTTTCCCGATGATCGCGTCGTCACCGTGCAACAGCCGATCACCGGCATCGGCTGGGAATCGCCGGATGCCGTCATCTTTGGCCCTGCGCGTGCGACCGATGCGGGTGGCTTGATCGGCCCGCTGCTCGCCAATGGCACGCGCGTCGTGCTGCAAGCAGATGCCAAACCGACCGGGCCGTGGGCGTGGGAACGATCACCGATGGGTTGGACCACGCAGTACACCGTCGCCGGACCGTCGCGGTTCTTGTCACCAACGGCGTACGACGCGATCGAGGTGCGCCCGACCGGGCGACCCGTTGAACTTCGCCGCAGGCTTGTGCTGCTGGTGGGGCTGTTTGCGCTGGCGGCGCTCGCCGCAAGCCTGCTGCGCCGCTGGGCGATGTGGGGCGTCATTGGCGCCAGCGCACTGGCGACGGTTGGCCTGGTCCTCTGGGGCAATGCCAACGCCACGGTTGTACGGCAGAGGGTGACGGTCGTGGTGACGACAGGCGACGTGCAGCAGGTCGACCGCTGGACGGTCGACCGCGCGCCGGCCGACATGCGGCTTACCAGCGACCCCGACACCGTCGGTTGGCCGGTCCTGCGATCGGTCGAACACGAACGGGCGGCCGAACTTGGCCTTGGCAGGGCGTCGCTGGCGTACTACGTCGGCCCTGAGATCCCGATGCTGCTCCTGTACCGTGACGTGCAGGCCGCCACCGGTGTGCCAGCGGCGCTGCAGGCGGTCTCACCCCGGTGGCGGCGACTGGCTTGGCTCTACGTCGGCCCGGGAACGAGCATCGTCGGCATGGAAACGGGCAACGAGACGTCGAAATCACCGACGATCTGGCTGCGACGGGATGAAGGCGCTTCAAAGTGAGCGTCATGCCCTCGGCGACGCACGTCGCACGATCAGGGCAACCGCGAGATGAACGGCCGAGAAGTTCCCGTGCGCTTCATGACCCCAGTTCGCTCGCCAACTGCTCGGCAGCTTGTCCACTCGGGGAGTCGGGATACTTCTTGGCGACCGCGCGGTAACCGGCGGCCATCTCGCTGGCCGCGGGGGGATTGGGCTTGTTCGACTGGGCCGCCAGCGCCGCCATCATCTTGCGGGCGGCGAGCTCGGCCGTCATGGCCTTGTCGGTCTTCAGTTTGGCCAAATTCGCGTCAACACCGGCCAACAGCTCGGTATCACCCTCGAAGATCGCCTTCAACTTCGTGTAACCGTCAAACGCCACCGCGGGGCTGGCCTCCATCGCGGCGTCGGCGTCGGCCTTCCAGACCTGGCCTTCGGCTTTGATCGTGTCGTACAGCTTCTGGGCCGACTCGGCGACGTCGGCCTTCTTGCTCTTGCGGTGTGGCTTCAGCGCCTTCATGCCGAGGTCGTACCGATTCCACTCGAAGTGCTCGACCGCCTGCGCTAACGCGGGGTGATATCCCTTGTCCTTGAACCGCCATGATGCCTTGGCGATGGCTTTTTCCATCCAGTCGTCGTTCGGGCGGTAGCCGGCGATCTTGCCCTCGGGGTCGATCACGCGCCACTGATGAATGTTGTTCAGCGAGATCGTCTGTCCGTAACGCTTTTCCATGATCGAGAAGGCGTCGACGTAGACGGGCATCTTGATCTGGGTCTGGCCCATGAACTGGCGCACTTCGGCCGCGTTGTCGCCGGCGCCGATCGCGATGAACTTCACGGGCTTGTCGCGGTACTGATCGACGATCGGATTGAACTCGCGCGTGGTCCTGGCCCGGCAAGTGGGGCAGTCCTTCTCGTACATGAAGAGCACCACCACCTTGCCGCGCAAGTCGGCCAAGCGGTACTGCTGACCATCACTGAACACGCCAGGCGGGAAGTCGGGCGCCTCCTCGCCGGCCTTGCCAGCCGAGAACGCGGCGGTGGTGGTGGCGCAGAGAATCAGGAGGCCAAATGACACGTGACGGAACAAACGCATTTCAATTCCCCTTCAATGTGGTGCGGGGGAGATGGTACACGTTCTCGTGCGATAATCGAAGCGACGCGGGTGCCGGCTCACCGAAGGTGGGCCCGCCGTCGGATAGGCATGTTCTGATCGTCTGTAGAACTACGCGGCTTCCAGGAGGGGCGTGGGCATGCGCGGCGCGGGGGGCGTCAGCGGACGCTGGCGACCGGCGGCGACTGGTGGCTCGGCCGGCAGTGGGGCGGGCATCTGGATGATGGGGTTGCGATAGCTGTTGACGGCGACGTCGCGTTGCGCCAGGGCGAGATCGGCGGTAAGGCGCAGCGTTAAGCCGCGCCGACGGAAGTTGCCGCACATCACCCAGGCCAGCAGGAACAGGCCGAACCCGACCGCGGTAATCGCGACGACCGCGACGGGGGAGACGTCCGCCGCCCAGCCGTTGCGCCACCCGACGACCGCCCACGCCGCCCATCCCCACGTCGCCACCGCCACGAGGGCGCCGGCCGTCAGCAGGATGCCAGCGAGACGCTCGCACGACACGGCCTCCTGCCGGGCCGCCACGGCACCCTTCATAATGCCGGCGTAACTGGGGGCGACCACTGGGGACGATGGTTCGATAGTGTCTGGCATATCACCACTGGCATCGGCCGCTTTCGCAGTGGCGTGAAGGGCGGGTGACGGCGGAGTGACGTAAATGCAGCCGGGCACTGGTGGGGAATTGATACCGCTGGCAGATGCGGTACAGGTTGCCAGGATCCTGCCGTTGATGAAGACGAACCGCGGAGACTCAGAGGACGCGGAGACAGAGGGAGAAGAGGGTGGTTCAGATCCGCCCGGAGCATGGGCGTCTCGCCCATGGCCCGTCAGCAGGACGAGAACGAGAATCAAGATTGAGTTGCAACCGGCCTAATCGTTGTGACCACCACCACAGCGTCTTCCGCTGCGGCCAAAATCATGGACAAGACGCCCATGCTCCGGGCGGAGGGGATCAGGCCATGCACCTATCGGTCCGGTCTTTCCTCTCCCTCTATCTCCGCGTCCTCAGCGCCTCCGCGGTTCATCTGCTCTTCACGCGGACGAACTCACCCCGGCCATTCACCCGTAAAAACTTCCGTCGCGGGTCCGGTCATGTAGACGTGCTTGTCGCTCTCGCGCCATTCCAGTTGCAGATCACCGCCCGGCAAATGGGCCAGCAGGGTGCGGTCGGTATTGCCGGTCAGCACACCGGCGACGCAGACGGCGCAGGCGCCGGTGCCGCAGGCGAGGGTGACGCCGCTGCCGCGTTCCCAGGTGCGCATGATGACCTCGCTGCGCGACACGACCTGCACCCAGTGGACGTTCATGCGCCGCGGGAAGGCGACGTCGTGCTCGATCCACGGACCGAAGCGTTCGACGTCGATGCCCTTCACGTCGTCGGTGTAGATGACCGCGTGTGGGTTGCCCATCGAGACGAACGTCATATCCATCAACCACGGCCGCTGGGCGCGCCCGCGACCACGGTGCATCGCAGGGTCGCCGGCGTTGTTTTGCGAGACACCGACTTGGTGCGTGTTGGGGCCGCGCTGCTTGCCGACGCGGTCGACCAGAACGGGGATCTGGGCCAGATCCAAAATCGGCTCGCCCATATTCACGGTCGCTGCGGTCGCCTTCCCGTTGGCGGTTTGTAGGGTGATCGGCAGCACGCCGCGACCGGTTTCGACGGTCAGCGGGTTGTTCTTCGTTAAACCGTGGTCGTACGCGTACTTGGCGACACAGCGGACGCCGTTGCCGCACATCTCGCTTTCGCTACCGTCGGCGTTGAACATGCGCATGCGCACGTCGGCCTTGTCGCTGGGCAGGACCATGATTAGCCCGTCGGCGCCGATGCCGAAGTGCCGGTCGGCGACCTTCGCCGCCACAGACGCGGGGTCGGGGACTTGCTGGTCGAAACCGTTGACGTAGACGTAGTCGTTGCCGATGCCGTGCATCTTCGTGAATCGCATAAGGCCCGATCATAGCCAATGTTCATGGGCGGCCCAAGGTTGGCCCGATAATCAGGTTATGACGCTGCTGGAACTGCCCCCGATCACCGACGCCGTGCGCCCGGTCTCGTCACCCACCGCGGCCGACGCGCAGGCGGCCGCGAACATGCGGGCGAACCGCGCGGCGATGGCGGCGACTCGGCCAGACCTTCTGAATCATCTGATCGCACCGCCCGCCGACGCGCGATGGACTTTCGGCCGCGACGGCGCACTTACTGCGATGCTCGATAGCCACTGGTGGGGCGGCAACTCGCTGCCGGCACGGTCGGCGGCGATGATGCTGAAGGACGTCGACCGTAGCGCCGCGGTCAGCTGCGCCGTCGCGCCGACCCACGCGGTCCAAATACGCGAACTGCTCGGCCGCATCGATCCACAGCAAGCGGTGATCGTGGTTCAGCCTGATCTGGCCGCTGCGTGTATCGCGCTGCATTGCGAGGATTTTTCCGACGCGATGACCACCAAGCGGCTTTGGTGGGCGATTGGGCCAAACTGGGCCGATCAACTGCAACGGCTGCTGAGCGATCATCCGGGCCTGCCCATCCCCAGCCGGTACATCCGCACGCCCGACGTGGAAGAAGGCGCCGCGGGCGCCGTCATCACTACCGCGGGTCAGATCTTCAACGATGCCATAGCCGCCCGGGCCATTCAGATCACCGCGATGCGGAATGCCGGTGTCCGCCAGCGGCACTGCGTGCTGCAGATCGCGGTTGCGGCGCCGTCGCGGTTCCGCTTGTGGGGTAATGCGGGCAGCGTGCTGG is a genomic window of Tepidisphaeraceae bacterium containing:
- the dapF gene encoding diaminopimelate epimerase translates to MRFTKMHGIGNDYVYVNGFDQQVPDPASVAAKVADRHFGIGADGLIMVLPSDKADVRMRMFNADGSESEMCGNGVRCVAKYAYDHGLTKNNPLTVETGRGVLPITLQTANGKATAATVNMGEPILDLAQIPVLVDRVGKQRGPNTHQVGVSQNNAGDPAMHRGRGRAQRPWLMDMTFVSMGNPHAVIYTDDVKGIDVERFGPWIEHDVAFPRRMNVHWVQVVSRSEVIMRTWERGSGVTLACGTGACAVCVAGVLTGNTDRTLLAHLPGGDLQLEWRESDKHVYMTGPATEVFTGEWPG
- a CDS encoding RDD family protein, whose protein sequence is MATPEPDVTEFGDLAIDTGALLGPRLHAAEVDVLVTGLLCLGLLATAGPLTETPHWAWKPAAAVLGALSLLELLTGITPGKWLYGLTLRNPGGMPARRPALLVRGLVRQAPLAIFVGSLFIRQSPLNVTILFLSFVIACCYVSGCYILFMRIGQTLFDAVAGTRLARRA
- a CDS encoding redoxin family protein, whose amino-acid sequence is MRLFRHVSFGLLILCATTTAAFSAGKAGEEAPDFPPGVFSDGQQYRLADLRGKVVVLFMYEKDCPTCRARTTREFNPIVDQYRDKPVKFIAIGAGDNAAEVRQFMGQTQIKMPVYVDAFSIMEKRYGQTISLNNIHQWRVIDPEGKIAGYRPNDDWMEKAIAKASWRFKDKGYHPALAQAVEHFEWNRYDLGMKALKPHRKSKKADVAESAQKLYDTIKAEGQVWKADADAAMEASPAVAFDGYTKLKAIFEGDTELLAGVDANLAKLKTDKAMTAELAARKMMAALAAQSNKPNPPAASEMAAGYRAVAKKYPDSPSGQAAEQLASELGS